A window of Babesia microti strain RI chromosome III, complete genome contains these coding sequences:
- a CDS encoding pre-mRNA branch site protein p14 (overlaps_old_locusTagID:BBM_III04340), protein MFPMYKEVPPAGLEPTTFGLEVQRAIQLRHEGSPPSRQIVQCNNLCTKYNASIPLYILSIYFYALPNCLLKNCTTILIYNHINIYLLISYIVIMSYVYPDKLRSSRLPPEVTRILYLRNLPYKITPEELYDIFGKYGPVRQIRRGVSNSTKGTAFVVYEDIYDAKMALEHLSGFNVAGRYLVVLYFNPTRLQKKRTLQ, encoded by the exons ATGTTTCCAATGT ACAAAGAAGTACCTCCGGCGGGACTCGAACCCACAACCTTTGGATTAGAAGTCCAACGCGCTATCCAATTGCGCCACGAAGGCTCACCTCCGTCCCGACAAATTGTGCAGTGTAATAACTTATGTACCAAGTATAACGCATCCATTCCATTGTATATACTTTCTATATACTTTTATGCTTTACCCAATTGTTTACTCAAGAATTGTACAactatattaatatataaccatataaacatttacctattaatttcatatatagttattatgAGTTATGTATATCCAGATAAATTGCGAAGCAGTAGACTACCTCCGGAAGTGACACGGATTTTATACCTAAG GAATCTGCCATACAAAATAACACCCGAGGAGCTGTACGATATCTTTGGCAAGTACGGCCCTGTCAGACAAATAAGGAG GGGAGTATCTAATAGCACAAAAGGAACCGCTTTTGTAGTTTATGAGGATATTTATGATGCAAAAATGGCACTGGAACATTTGTCTGGATTTAATGTTGCAGGGAGATACTTGGTTgtattgtattttaatCCGACGAGGTTGCAAAAGAAGAGAACGCTGCAGTAA
- a CDS encoding conserved Plasmodium protein, unknown function (overlaps_old_locusTagID:BBM_III04345), with amino-acid sequence MYLPHISKLMCGQIRHFSVSNRFGSSLYGVTDLHSNSKLVELPKNDTLSPSQIENMKMPSKLNLVKWDGRVSVLGLKYFFRKTTTPIGYYQIKTSGNNPQNIVILSSTDQKLLETKTLSNSLHEQTRGFGGQVILNGRGVKAYFDPIFPNLMIRLGVGAKPIDATRICTMYQNLVKVDIDRTGMILTVHGFDKQKVGNVIYRIYKITKVNPYTMKGGHIAFYNVKQKIPKKK; translated from the exons ATGTATTTACCACACATCAGTAAACTGATGTGTGGTCAAATTAGGCACTTTTCCGTGTCTAATCGGTTTGGAAGTAGTCTATATGGAGTCACAGATTTGCACAGCAATTCTAAACTTGTTGAACTGCCAAAAAATGACACACTCTCTCCATcgcaaattgaaaatatgaaaatgcCATCCAAATTAAATCTTGTTAAATGGGATGGTAGAGTGTCGGTTTTGGGATTGAAGTATTTTTTTAG AAAAACCACCACACCAATTGGCTATTACCAAATTAAAACAAGTGGCAATAACCCACAAAATATTGTCATATTATCCAGCACAGACCAGAAACTACTAGAGACAAAGACCCTTAGTAATTCATTACATGAACAGACTCGTGGGTTTGGCGGGCAGGTTATTCTAAATGGCAGAGGAGTTAAGGCTTATTTTGATCCAATTTTTCCAAATCTAATGATCAGATTGGGTGTAGGTGCAAAACCCATAGATGCTACCCGCATTTGTACTatgtatcaaaatttggtaaaAGTTGATATTGATCGGACGGGCATGATTCTCACGGTACATGGATTTGACAAGCAAAAGGTGGGAAATGTCATTTACCGTATTTACAAGATTACTAAGGTTAACCCTTATACTATGAAAGGCGGTCATATCGCATTTTACAACGTAAAACAGAAAATTCCAAAGAAGAAGTAG
- a CDS encoding hypothetical protein (overlaps_old_locusTagID:BBM_III04350), which translates to MMPPQTANHISFVKGDTASDELNNDFSTSRYVKENRFVSTVPIDKNVISWIEYPKDDNGLEEYMQFLSTRLLVIEKEKQKLELERQDILQTLWGHNNLLSHLDNNSPSINITNSTSIADKSELIPFRHLKQHTYTNSQSLNEILELCTPNRCTNEDNHNLFDGMDFAKLDLDTLNSILSHFGIRSITNVEFNQGVELLNHIRNYLMENTNDINVNVETVNKKVENSENEEKIDTIMDLEIDKLHSNFNFEWTVNVNSVEAATPDVKDDIDELLRSVAHDTR; encoded by the exons ATGATGCCCCCCCAAACTGCAAACCACATCAGTTTTGTTAAAGGTGACACTGCGTCTGACGAATTAAACAATGATTTTAGTACATCTAGATATGTAAAAGAAAATAGATTTGTATCAACTGTGccaattgataaaaatgtaattagtTGGATTGAATATCCGAAAGATGATAATGGATTAGAGGAATACATGCAATTTTTGTCAACACGATTATTAGTCATTGAAAAGGAAAAGCAAAAACTAGAACTTGAACGACAGGACATACTTCAAACTCTTTGGGGccataataatttattatcgCACTTAGATAATAATTCACCTAGtattaatattacaaattcaaCGTCGATAGCGGATAAATCTGAACTAATTCCATTCAGACATCTCAAACAACATACTTATACCAACAGCCAATCCCTAAATGAAATCTTAGAGCTGTGCACTCCTAATAGATGTACTAATGAAGATAATCATAACCTATTTGACGGGATGGATTTTGCTAAACTTGACTTGGACACTCTTAACTCAATTTTATCGCATTTCGGAATACGAAGTATAACAAATGTTGAATTTAACCAGGGAGTTGAATTACTTAATCACATcagaaattatttaatg GAAAATACAAACgatataaatgtaaatgtagAAACCGTTAATAAAAAAGTAGAAAATAGCGAAAATGAGGAAAAAATAGATACGATTATGGATTTAGAAATTGACAAACTGCATtccaatttcaattttgaatGGACTGTAAATGTAAACTCTGTTGAAGCTGCTACACCTGACGTAAAAgatgatattgatgaattgcTCAGGTCTGTTGCACATGATACcagataa
- a CDS encoding Isoleucine--tRNA ligase (overlaps_old_locusTagID:BBM_III04350), with protein MILKCAIIIALINQYFCFRKTPNYNHVLIKSNNINSEFKESTCEKVDWTQTLNLPVSNWYFHDFEKLENDSQHKWDNEGTYLQSILNNLGDSTINTLGALSHDMFRVICDGPPYANGQSHMGHLLNRTIKDIKLRYWLSQGYAAIIVPGWDCHGLPIELKAKKSLGTATLLEKCESLALNSIKGQALTTGKLGCWAFWGLSYGTILPLYKQLVQSTFVHLRNKNIICKGPLPVLYSPSACSVVADVEVEIKNVIRTCSYMPYQINDSDKIKSLNGLDFDKLFIVAYTTEPWTLLANQGLAVDTYANYFVYNNNNNNIYIMNGINPYGDWPKLTEINGSELIGLKYTDPLSGNVYKIINGENCVIFDVGTGIIHLSGAHNHTDFQLLVKAGIDTFRNVIDEKGRLIDYPNISAYSHELDDLLQSKIDILHMQNVVKKPFCRRTGGNIFTRITDQYWLNTGQLKPRVLEAINNISVIPNSAKNYLYKVVSSRPNHWCLSRQRPWGCKIIDNDNRLKLPLNDGPDLANDLTKVECLDVWFESGLNWMYNNIVLEYLINDFFPKNNNDTIKCSIGIVKSPDDDFKIGQNDFYEQFNKYVQENITIPYVNPSSKLYNKYLMVEGQDQHRGWFQSSLFTSQALNVDLPFEKIFSHGFVINEGEIKKVSKSKFDHGQADEFLSTYGADTLRLFIASSDFHQKDIYISKLSLERARDIRSRLCNTFKFILGLKKYIDLINDFTIITDSNNVISSQYPLDEAVLRQLEDLQKTAKENYESFNYSKIINKLKIFLKYLSTDYMSIIKDIIYTESIESSRAKSAFGTFEFIGKVLSQVVAPIVPHITQKFNDLFGTTTNLHSKWIDFSLSNNYGVEMELAHCLRDAVMIQLNRAVDAEVLKYFGQAKVNIVANANIKQLVDKWDGKTSDDLRLFLGVASIAATENGSECDIKVSVEKVNWAKCDRCWLYRESVNNRMINGHNHLLCSRCYDIAEKLKFVL; from the coding sequence atgatattaaaatgtgCAATCATCATCGCACTTATAAATCAATACTTTTGTTTTAGAAAAACGCCCAATTATAATCATGTACTAATAAAATCTAACAATATAAACTCTGAATTTAAAGAATCTACTTGTGAAAAGGTTGATTGGACTCAAACTCTCAATTTACCAGTCTCAAATTGGTATTTCCATGATTTTGAGAAATTAGAAAATGATTCACAGCACAAGTGGGATAATGAAGGCACATATCTTCAATCTATACTAAACAACCTTGGAGATTCCACTATTAATACCCTTGGAGCATTATCTCATGATATGTTCAGAGTTATATGCGATGGCCCTCCCTATGCCAACGGACAATCGCATATGGGACATTTGCTTAACCGCACAATTAAAGATATAAAGCTGAGATATTGGTTATCACAAGGTTATGCCGCTATAATCGTTCCTGGATGGGATTGCCACGGATTGCCTATTGAATTGAAGGCTAAAAAATCACTTGGTACAGCCACTTTACTGGAAAAGTGCGAGAGTTTGGCTCTAAATAGCATTAAAGGACAGGCTTTAACAACTGGAAAATTGGGATGCTGGGCTTTTTGGGGCCTTAGTTATGGTACAATATTGCCTCTTTACAAGCAATTAGTACAAAGTACATTCGTTCACTTGCggaacaaaaatataatttgcaaaGGCCCTTTACCAGTCCTATATTCACCAAGTGCGTGTAGCGTCGTTGCAGATGTGGAAGTTGAGATTAAAAATGTGATAAGAACATGCAGTTATATGCCTTATCAGATAAATGATAGCGATAAAATCAAATCCCTTAATGGTTTGGATTTTGACAAGCTATTCATTGTTGCTTATACCACCGAACCTTGGACATTGCTTGCTAATCAAGGACTGGCAGTAGATACTTACGcgaattattttgtatataataataataataataatatatacataatgaATGGTATAAATCCATACGGAGATTGGCCAAAACTCACTGAAATTAACGGTTCAGAACTTATTGGGTTAAAATATACAGACCCATTGTCTGGTAATGTTTATAAGATTATAAATGGCGAGAATTGCgtaatttttgatgttgGCACTGggataattcatttatcgGGAGCTCACAATCATACTGACTTTCAACTACTGGTAAAAGCTGGAATAGACACCTTTCGTAATGTGATAGATGAAAAAGGCAGATTGATTGATTATCCCAATATCAGTGCATATTCTCATGAATTAGATGATTTACTGCAGTCTAAAATTGACATTCTGCATATGCAAAATGTTGTAAAGAAGCCTTTTTGCCGTCGCACAGGAGGCAACATATTTACTAGAATTACTGATCAATACTGGCTCAACACTGGACAATTGAAACCACGAGTATTGGAAgcaattaataacatttcAGTTATTCCAAATAGTGCTAAAAATTACCTATACAAGGTCGTCTCATCTAGACCTAATCACTGGTGTCTATCAAGGCAAAGGCCTTGGGGCTGTAAAATTATcgataatgataataggTTAAAACTGCCACTAAACGATGGCCCTGATTTAGCTAATGATCTGACTAAGGTGGAGTGTTTGGATGTATGGTTTGAATCAGGTCTTAATTGGATGTACAATAACATTGTACttgaatatttgataaatgattttttcccaaaaaataataatgatacaataaaatGCAGTATTGGCATTGTTAAATCGCCAGatgatgattttaaaattggtCAGAATGATTTCTatgaacaatttaacaaatatgtCCAAGAAAATATTACTATACCATATGTAAATCcatcatcaaaattatataacaaatatctGATGGTGGAGGGACAAGATCAGCATAGAGGGTGGTTCCAATCGAGCTTATTCACTTCCCAGGCGCTAAATGTTGATTTAccatttgaaaaaatatttagccATGGATTCGTTATCAATGAAGGTGAAATAAAAAAGGTTAGCAAGAGTAAATTTGACCATGGGCAGGCGgatgaatttttatctaCATACGGCGCTGACACTCTTAGATTGTTTATTGCATCTTCTGATTTCCACCAAAAGGATATTTACATTAGTAAATTATCCCTAGAAAGAGCTAGAGACATTAGGTCCAGGTTGTGCAACACATTTAAGTTCATATTGGGTCTTAAAAAGTATATTGAtctaataaatgattttacCATTATTACTGATAgtaataatgttattaGTAGCCAATATCCTCTTGACGAAGCTGTTCTTAGGCAATTGGAAGATTTACAAAAAACCGCTAAGGAAAATTATGAGTCATTCAATTATTCAAAGATAATTAACAAgcttaaaatatttttaaaatatctatcTACTGATTATATGAGTATCATAAAggatattatatacacagAGTCAATTGAATCCTCTCGTGCCAAATCTGCATTTGGaacatttgaatttattggtAAGGTTTTATCACAAGTTGTAGCACCAATTGTGCCACACATTACTcaaaaatttaatgatCTATTTGGCACCactacaaatttacattcaAAATGGATTGATTTTTCATTGTCCAACAATTATGGTGTTGAAATGGAGCTCGCACATTGTTTGAGAGACGCAGTTATGATTCAATTAAATCGTGCAGTAGACGCTGAAGTGTTGAAATACTTCGGCCAGGCAAAAGTTAACATAGTAGCAAATGcaaatatcaaacaattaGTAGACAAATGGGATGGGAAAACTAGCGACGATCTTAGATTGTTCCTAGGGGTAGCGTCCATTGCAGCCACTGAAAACGGAAGCGAATGCGATATAAAAGTATCTGTTGAAAAGGTCAATTGGGCTAAATGCGACCGTTGCTGGTTATACCGCGAATCGGTCAACAATAGAATGATCAATGGTCATAATCACTTGTTGTGTAGTCGATGCTACGACATTGCTGAAAAactaaaatttgttttgtaa
- a CDS encoding Uncharacterised protein family (UPF0041) (overlaps_old_locusTagID:BBM_III04355), giving the protein MGRLGYYGSSHFWGPIANWGFVLAGISDLKKNPDNISKNMSGVLCFYSMLFMRFSIMVKPRNYLLFACHFCNSTIQATQLIRIYNHKPQN; this is encoded by the coding sequence ATGGGTCGTTTAGGGTACTACGGAAGCTCTCACTTTTGGGGTCCCATTGCTAATTGGGGATTTGTTTTGGCTGGGATTAGTGATTTAAAAAAGAATCCGGATAATATTAGCAAAAATATGTCAGGAGTTCTATGTTTTTACAGCATGCTATTTATGAGATTCTCGATCATGGTAAAGCCCAGAAACTATTTACTTTTTGCTTGTCATTTTTGCAACTCAACTATTCAAGCCACGCAACTTATACGAATTTACAATCATAAAccacaaaattaa
- a CDS encoding hypothetical protein (overlaps_old_locusTagID:BBM_III04360;~overlaps_old_locusTagID:BBM_III04365), producing MIVIWLLFTIVLLRSTNSLNVDRWAKIPNAPSIKHDQLLPTAKSSAHIPLTNTTNINSLKQVKNSIKTRTSGALLPINTLTTSASNYFNSLKILFANPQFPTPSSYELKMTFLRGLIVPIFISTILLTNSSYKYLEENWAFQGYWNGLSTKDLTTIALTIHLLHSLYKLFVLRGFFIANLSNNRCPIKEYFYPTSKGLMTRIIDWNPRIVTNILGLVSVGITALSFYVGLTLAETGWGTAHPAFKGGETFAYAITVVSMFKSLLLKQDFPSLVNINHFITPLNFRSDVKKCYMLSKLFKTTAELPEEYKSVMLSQSEIKLISFLATVVPFTNFVLKFFPTCLETFSMLLLLSINLNNLSMAGIFTSFIHAIVLLIENFIHKYDRELLIKDIDAIYHN from the exons GACCAGCTACTACCAACCGCTAAATCCAGCGCACATATTCCCCTCACCAATACAACAAACATAAATTCTCTTAAACAGGTCAAAAACTCGATAAAAACACGCACCTCAGGGGCTTTACTACCAATCAATACGCTAACTACATCAGCATCCAACTACTTCAATTCGCTTAAGATTTTGTTCGCCAATCCCCAATTTCCCACCCCTTCGTCATATGAACTAAAAATGACTTTTTTGAGAGGATTAATTGTTCCTATTTTTATCTCGACGATTCTGTTAACAAATTCTTCATATAAGTATTTGGAGGAGAATTGGGCCTTTCAGGGTTACTGGAATGGGTTGTCTACTAAAGATTTAACTACTATCGCACTAACAATACACCTATTGCATTcattgtacaaattatttgtattaagAGGCTTCTTCATTGCCAACCTGAGTAATAATAGGTGTCCGATAAAGGAATACTTCTATCCCACTTCTAAAGGTTTAATGACCAGAATAATTGACTGGAATCCGCGAATTGTAACTAATATTTTGGGTTTAGTGTCGGTGGGTATAACTGCTCTGTCTTTTTATGTTGGTTTAACTCTGGCTGAAACTGGTTGGGGTACAGCACACCCTGCGTTTAAAG gCGGTGAAACCTTTGCATATGCAATAACTGTAGTAAGTATGTTTAAATCGCTACTCCTAAAGCAAGACTTTCCCTCACTAGttaatataaatcattttattACCCCACTCAACTTTCGCAGTGATGTCAAGAAATGTTACATGTTGTCAAAACTCTTTAAGACAACGGCTGAATTGCCTGAGGAATATAAGTCTGTCATGCTATCGCAATCGGAAATTAAGCTTATCTCTTTTTTAGCAACAGTGGTCCCCTTCACCAATTTTGTTTTGAAGTTCTTTCCTACATGTCTggaaacattttcaatgttATTATTGTTATCTATTAACCTAAACAACCTTTCTATGGCTGGAATATTTACTTCATTCATCCATGCCATTGTACTattgattgaaaatttcatcCACAAATATGATAGGGAGTTGCTGATCAAAGATATCGATGCTATCTATCATAATTGa